Sequence from the Streptomyces mobaraensis NBRC 13819 = DSM 40847 genome:
GATCCAGGCGATGCAGCTGGAGCAGGCCGGCATCCGCCCCGGCGACAACGTGCTGGAGATCGGCACCAACGGGCCGAATGCTGCCTACATCGCGGAACTGGTCGGCCCCACGGGGCAGGTCACCACCGTCGACATCGACCCCGCGCCAGCAGCCCGCGCCGAGCAGTTCCTCAACCAGACCGGCTACACCAACGTCAACGTGGTCGTTGCCGACGGCGAGGACGGTTTCCCCAAGAACGCCCCCTTCGACGCGATCGTGGTGACCGTCGGCGCCTGGGACATCCCGCCCGCCTGGGTTGACCAGCTCAAGGACGACGGCCGGCTCGTCGTGCCGCTGCGCATCAACGGCCTGACCCGCACCTACGGGTTCCTCCGGCAGGGCGACCACCTGGTTGCCACGAGCGCCCACGTGTGCGGATTCGTCGCGGTACGGGGCGCGGGTACGCACCACCAGCAGTCGATGCAACTGCCCGGAGACGAGGGCGTCACCCTGCGCTTCGACGAGGGACCGCCCGCCGACCCTTCGCTACTGGCTGGCGTCCTGGACGGCGCCCGCGCCGAGACGTGGACCGGGGTGACCGTCGCCAACCAGGAGCCCATCGGCACCCTCCAGATGTACCTGGCGACGCACGTGCCGACGTATTGCAGCATGTCCATCGACCCCGAACAGACCACCGGCAAGATCGGCCCCACCAACCTCGGCTTCTCGATGGTGGCGATCGACGGACCGAACTTCGGCTACATCGTGGTGCGCCGCAACACAGAGAAGAAGAACGCGGAGTTCGGGTTTCACGCTTTCGGCCCTGACGGGGCAGGATTCGTCGAGCGGCTGGCCGACATCGTCCGCGCCTGGAGCAAGCACCACCGCAGCGGGGACCCGCACATCGCCGTCTACCCGGCGGGCACACCCGATGACCGGATCTCCGGCGACCGGATCATCAACAAGCAGCACAGCCGGATCTCGATCTCCTGGCCGACCACGTAGAACGTGGCGCCTGGCCAGGTCTCTCGCACCATCCCATCGGATAGAGAGAGTGATCACATGACCACTGCCGTACTCGACAGCGTCACCGCTCCGATCGGACTCCCGGCCGGGGATCTCACCGACGAGGAATTCCAGCTGGAGGTCCGCGTCGTCGTCGCCGAGAGCCCCGTCTACAACTTCGACTGCCCCACCAGCGACGGCTGCGGCAACACCTGCGCCAACGGGGCCAGCTCCTGCGTCTCCACCATCGAAGACGCTGCCTGACGCATCCCTGTCGCCGGGGCGGTAGCCGATCGTGGCTGCCGCCCCGGCGCCACCTATATGCACGCCCCCATACGAGAAGAGGGGTACCAGTGGCATACGGATCACCCATCACGTACCGGTGGCAGCCAGGAACACTGCTACGCGCCTCCACCGCCTCTCGACAGATACCCGTGCCGGACCTCGACCTGTACGGCGACGACGTCACCGCTCAGGGCTGCCAGTGGCTCGCCGAGGTGTGGCGCGACCCGATACCCGACGCGCTGGCCGCCGCCAGCCCCGTCCTGTGTCAGCGCGTCGCCGAGATCCTGGACGGTGCCCCCAGCGATGCCCGCCGAATACGCCGGGTCGTCCGGTCCGTGGCGGCCTATCTCCTGCGCTGGAACCACCGGCCCACACCGTTCGGGGTGTTCGCCGGGGTGGCCCCCGCGGTGCCGGCTCACACAGCCCGGGTCCAGTGGGGAGACCGGTACCGGACGGTGCTCCGGCCCGATTCCGACTGGCTGACCGACGTCATCACCCAGCTGGAGGCAGACCCTGCTGTCCTTGCCCGGCTGAGCGTCGTCGCCAACAACACGGGCCGCTCACGCGGTACCCGGCACGTGGTGGACGGAATGCCGACCGACGCACGCACTGCTGGCTATGCCCCGGTCGAGCTGTCAGTCCGCCGCACCCGGCCCGTGGCGGCCGTGCTCGCCGCCGCCCGCACCCCGATCCCGTACGACGTGCTCGTGCACTCCCTGACCGAGCAGTTCCCCAGCGCGCGCCCCGATCAGCTCACCGGCCTGATCGCCGACCTGGTGAGCAAGCACATCCTGATCAGCTCTCTGTGGCCCCCGATGACATCGGTCGACACGCTTCACCACCTGTGCAACGAGCTGGAGAAGGCCGGCACCGCCAGCATCGCGGAACTGGCGTCCCAGCTCGCGTCGATCCGTGACGGCTTGAACCATCCCGATGCCGACGCCCCATGGACGCCCGGCGCCCGGCTGTCGCTCAGCATGCAGCGCGTGAGCGCTACCGGTCGCGTTCCGCTGCTGGTCGACGCCGCCCTGGACTGCGCCCTCCAGGTTCCCGAAGCCGTGCTGAACGAAGCCGCCGAAGCGGCTCAGGTCATGCACCAGCTGTCGCCCTACCCGTACGGGTATCCGCAGTGGCGCGACTACCACCAGCGGTTCCTTGACCGGTACGGCAACGATGCCGTCGTACCCGTGCTGGATCTGGTCGCCGACAGCGGACTCGGGATGCCGGCGGGGTTCCTGGGCTCGGAGCGCACCCGGCCGCCGTATCAGGTGACCGACCGGGACGAGAAGGTCATGCGTCTGCTCCAGGAGGTGATACTCGACGCCAGCGGTGAGCTTGTCCTGACCCGGGCGACGATCGCCGACCTGACCGCCGACCACACGGAACCGCTCCTGCCCGTGCCCCGGGCGGAGATAGCCGTGGAGATCCACGCCCCCACCGTGGAAGCCGTAGAGCGCGGCGACTACCGGCTACTGGTCACCGGAGCGCCCCGCCCCGGCAGCAGCATGTTCGGCCGGTTCGCGCACCTGCTCCCACCGCCCGCGCGGGCCGCGCTCACCGACTCGTACGCGACCGCGAGCCCCGGCGCGATCCCGGCACAGTTGTCGTTCGCCCCTCGGCGGCGCCGCAACGAGAATGTATCCCGCACCGCGCAGGTGCTGCCTCACATGATTTCCCTCGGCCAGTACCACGAGCCCGGCCCCGGCGTGATCCCGCTCGACGACCTGGCGGTAACCGCGGACGATCGCCGGTTCTACCTGGTCCGCATGTCGACCGGACAGCACGTCGAACCCCGCGTTGCCCACGCACTCGAAGCATCCGTCCACACGCCGCCGCTCGCACGGTTCCTGGCGGAGATCAACACCGCCCGCAGCCCTGCCTATAAGACGTTCACCTTCGGCGTCGCCAACACGCTGCCCTACCTGCCACGCGTCCGGTATAAGCGGGCGATCCTCGCGCCGGCCCGATGGCTGCTGGAAGCCGAAAACCTACCCACCCGCTCCGCGCCCATGGCCGACTGGAACAAGGCCCTGGACCGGTGGCGCGAACGGCTCCACGTCCCCGACCACATTGCCCTGGTCGAGAACGATCAGCAGCTCCCCATAGATCTTGATCAGCAGATTCACCGGGCCCTGCTCCGATCCTGTGTGGACCGGACGCGCCTTGTCGAGGTACGCGAAACCACGACCCCGCAGGACCGGGCTTGGATCGGCCGTCCTCACCAGATTCTGATCCCCCTGGCGAACTCAACCCTTCCCGATCTGACGCATCGTCAGATAGATGTCGCTGTCACCAGCCCCCTGATGCCCGGCCGGTCCCCCGTCCTGTACGCCCGCCTGTTCGCACACCCACAGCGGTACGACGAGATCCTGACCGGCCACCTGCCCAGCCTGCTCGACCAGTTCGCCACCGTGCCGCCTTGGTGGTTCCGGCGTCACCGCGATGCGGCCCACCCGGACTCCGACCAGCGCCTAGACCTTTACCTGCACCTCCCAGGTCCGGACACCTTTGGCCCGGCCGCTCAGCAGGTCCACGGCTGGGCCGACACCCTCCACCGCCAGCACCTGGCCTCACACCTAGAGCTGTCCACCTACCTGCCACAGGCCGGCCGCTACGGACACGGCTCCGCCCTGGACGCCGTGCACCAGGTCTTCGCCGCGGACTCAGCCGCCAGCGTGACCCAGATCCGTGCCGTCGCGGATGATGTGGCTACGGGGCAAGCCCTCACCGCTGCAAGCATGGTGGACATCGTCATGCAGTTCACCGGCGGCCCGGAACGGGCAGCCGACTGGCTGACCCACGCCTTGCCCCGCGAACACGGTCCGCTCTCCCGAGACCGGACTGCGCTTGCCCAGGCCCTGGCCGACCCCGCCCGCACCGCCCTGCTGGCCTTACCCGGAGGGCCGGACATCGCGGCCTCCTGGCAACACCGCGCCGCTGCCCTGCGCGCCTACCGCGACCAACTGGCCGCCGAGCGCGACCCCGACACCGTGTTGCGGTCGCTACTCGATCAACACTGCATCCGGGCTTTACCCGTCGACCCCGACCACGAACGCGCCGTCCGCCGACTCGCCCGAGCCTGCGCCCTGCGACACCGGGAGCGGCAGCCGTGATCACCACGACCAGCCCGGCCTTACTGGCGGACGCCTTCGCCAGGCACCTGGCCGTCCCCGCTCCGCCGCCCGAAGACCGGCCCTGGGCAGCGCAAACCCTGGCTACCGGCGCCGCCGGGACCGCCCTTCTCCACATCGAGCGCGCCCGCACCGGGCACGGCACCTGGCACCAGGCCCACACCTGGGTCAAGATCACCGTGGCCACCGACATCAGCGCCGCCGACACCAGCGGCCTGTACTTGGGAGCGCCCGCCGTCGCGTTCATGCTCGACTGCGCCGTCACCGCCGACGCAACCCGCTACCAGGACGCCCTGGCTGTCATGGACCGACACGTCATCGACCTCGCCCACCGGCGAGCGGACGCGGCTGAGGCCCGCATGCACGGCAGAGGCCCGGCCAGCTTCCACGAGTACGACATCTTCTACGGGCTGACCGGCGTCGGCGCCTACCTGCTCCGCCAGAACCCGTCCGGCCCTGCGATGGAACGCGTCCTCAACTACCTCGTTCGGCTGACCCGACCCACCCGGGACCAGGACCACGGGGAACTGCCCGGTTGGTGGGTCGGCCACCGCCCCGACCTCACCCCGGCCACGGTCCCCACCGGACACGCCAACCTCGGCACGGCACATGGCATCACCGGGCCGCTGCTGCTCCTTGCCCGCGCCCTGCGCCAGGGCGTCACCGTCGACGGCCACGGAAACGCCATCGACACCATCCTCGACTGGCTCGATGCGTGGCGGCAGGACGGACCAGCAGGACCCTGGTGGCCTGAGCACCTTCACCTCGGCGAACTCCGCGCCGGCCACCCCGCCCAACGGGGACCGGCCCGACCCAGCTGGTGCTACGGCACGCCCGGCATCGCCCGCGCCGGACAGCTCGCCGCCCTCGCTCGCCGCGACATCGCACGCCAGCGCCTGTTCGAGGACGCCATGGCCCGATGCCTGACCGACCCGGTGCAGCTATCCCGGCTTACAGACGCGGGCCTGTGCCACGGATGGGCAGGCGTTTACCAGACCGCATGGCGCGCGGCACACGACGCTGCCACCCCGGCCCTACGTGCCACCCTGCCCGGATTGGCCGCCGCCCTGACCCAACACGCTCGCCCCGGCCACGATCCGGGCCTCCTGCAAGGCGACGCCGGCACTGCCCTCGCTCTGACCACCGCAGCCCACGACACCGCGCCGACCTCGGGATGGGACGCATGTCTACTGATCGACTAAACCGACCCGCCCATCTGGAAGCGACCCTGCACGCCGTGCTGGAGGTCCTGACCGGCGCCAGCACGGACACCGCCGCAGCCCACGCAGGACTCGAACCCGTCGACCTGGAGGCCGCAGTCGCCGTCTACCAGCAGGCCGGGCAGCAAGCACTCGCCCAGCAGACGAGGCCCCCAGCGTGGCGTCAGCTGTACATCCAGTTCACCGACTGGGACAAGGCTGAGCAGACCGCCACCGACCATATCGCCCCCGTCCTGGAACTGGCTCAACAGGACAGGCTGATCACGGGCTGGTGGTTCATGCGCAAGCACCCATGCTGGCGAATGCGACTGCTGCCAGCCCCCAAGGCGCAGTTCCCGCCGGCACTGGCCGACACGCTGGACGCACTCACCGCCGACGGGAGAGTCCACCGATGGTGGCCCGGCATCTACGAACCCGAAAGCGCGGCGTTCGGCGGTGACACCAGCATGACCATCGCCCACACCCTGTTCCACTCCGACAGCCGCGCCATCCTCACCACAGCACGGGGAGAACTGGGCCGCCGCGAGTTGTCACTGCTGCTGTGCGCCACCATGATGCGCGCCGCCGGACTGGAGTGGTACGAGCAGGGCGACGTCTGGCACCGCGTCTCCCAGGAACGGCCCCTGCCCCCAGACGTGCCGGTTGCCAAAGTCCAGGCCATGGCCGGGAGCCTGCGGCATCTACTCCTCGCCGACACCAGCCCCACCAGCACGATGCTCCAGTCGGACCGGACGCTCAAGCCTGCCATCGACTGGGTCCGCGCGTTCCGGGACGCGGGGAAAGACCTCGGCACAGCGGCCCGTGAGGGAACCCTCGACCGCGGCCTGCGCGAGGTCACGTCTTACCACGTGATCTTCCACTGGAACCGGATCGGACTGCCGGCCCGCACTCAGAGCGTTCTCGCTCACGCGGCACGTACCGCGATCCTGCACACCGCTGACTCCTCGGAGAGGCTGATGCCGTGACCGCGCAACATCCGGAGGAGGGGCTCCACCGGCTCGCCAGGCGGTTTCCGCTGGTCAGCCGCTCCCACCTCGTCTATCCCAGCTTCACCGCCCGCATCGAAGAGGTACGCGCCTGCGCAGAGGAGTCGACTCAGGACAAGCCGCTTCTCGACCGGATCAACCTCGCGTGCGCCACCTGGAATCTGTCCGCACTGATCGCCTCCGACTGCGGCCTCACAGACTTGGCGACAGACCTGTGCCTGCGGCAGCTCCGCCTCTTCCAGGCAGCATGGCCCGTCACCGGGGACACCGCCATCGCCTGTCTCCAGCCGATCATCAACCTCGTACGCCTGACCGCCCGAGCGGCAGACCCGCATGCCGCCTATCAGCAGCTGATGAGCGTGTACCGCGCCGTCCATGACGGCGGCACCGTGATCATTCACGGTCATCCCATCGACCTCACGGGCTTCACCACCGACGCGACCCGGGACCACATCGAGCCCTGGCTACGATCCGTCCTGCTCGAAGACGGCACACGCCTCCTGGTCGCCACCGATCAATGGCCCCAAGCAGCAGAGCACGCGACCGTTTACGACACGGCGCCCGAACGACTGCACGACGGTAGGCAGGTGCATGTCATGGCAAGCCTGCACGCCGCCGACCCGGACGTCGCCAATTCCCTGATCGAGAAGGCCACGATCACCGAGCCATGGGAGAAGGCCGTCGCGAAGATCCTCCGTCATTACGCCGACCACCGTGCGGGCTGCGTCACGGCAGAGGGGTTCACGGCGGTGACGGGTGCTGTGTGGGATGCTCTGGAACCGACTCCACCGCACCTGCGTATGTTCCGGGTGAGGCTGGTCCTGGCGGCGGCCGAGCTGGCATCAGAAGGCTGCGAAGCCCAGGTGGCCCCCCTGCACAACGCGATCGTCATCGACACCACACAGTCGAACGACGCGTACGCTGCGCGCGAGATCCTGCGCCGCTCCGTCTTGCCGATCAGCGAGCGGCCACGTCGTGAGCTGGAAGCGATCGTCTGTGACGGCGGACTCGGCCGGGGGGCCCTGCCGGAGACGTCGCTGTCCACGCTGATGCAGGCTGTCAGCATCGCCGAAGCGAGCCTCACTCATTGTCTTGCCGATGAAGAGGCGGTGAGGCCGCTGGAAGCTCCATCATGTCCAGCGTCCAGTGCACCGTAGTGATCGGCTCTGCATCGTCGAGCTCCTAGCCGTGATGGACGACCTCACCCTGCTGCATGACGCCTACCTCTCCACCCTCGATTTGCCGGAAGCATGATCAGGTCTTGGCAACCGCCGTCGAGCGGGGTGAGATGGCCCTACGGGGCCGATCACTGGGGCAGGGGACGCAATGGCGCTGGCAGACTGGGGTCACATTCAGTTCTCGGGCGAAATCACGATCACCAGGTACGTGGGAGAGATCGGGGACGACCTGCGCGAGCCCCTGCACTGCCCAGAGTGCGGAACGGCAGAACGGCTCACCCTCGGCACACAAGGGGATGAGGGCCTGGTCGTGTGCCCCATCTGCGGCCACGAGTGGACAGATAGCCGGGTCACTGCACGTGACGTGAGGCAGATGCTCCACCTCGCCGCCATGGGACAGCCGTCGGCCTTCCCGAATGGTCAGATGCAGACCGTCGTCTTTCCCCCGCTGGACGAAGATCGGACCCTCGCTCCGCAACCGGAGTGGGTCGATGACGACCCGCGGGTCCGGTGGGAACTCGGCTGCTTGATCTCCACAGGGACGATGTTCACCCACTGCCTCCGCGCCGCCCGGCATCTGTCTTCCTTCGCCATCGCCTCGGACACAGGTGTCTACACCCGTCTCTATCCCCAAGCCGGCGGCAGCGCTGTCGACGCCCACATGGCAACGGTGCTCGTAGCCCTGTCTCTGTACGAGATCGCGTTCCAGGCGCGAGCCACGAAGATGTTCGAGATCCGGCTGGCGCAAGCAGTCAGCGCACTCGGCCCTGAGCGCGCTCGCAGAGTGAAGGACCTGCGGCCGATCTTCGACTTCGACCCCGACGCACCGTGCCATCTGCGCGTGACCGACGCGAACCGCATGGACACGGCCGAAGCGCACGATTGGGAGCGATGGCGCAGGACCGCCGTGGAGATCCTGGAGTTCAGCATCCAGGACATCGTCAACCACTCACACCTGTCGAAGTCGGCCGACGAGGTACGTGCTAGCGATCGGGAACGCCAGTGGTACCCGGATGATCTGACCTGGTACACGGGGAACCGGGTTTAAGTAAGGAAAAGCCCCCTGTTCCTATCGCGTGGGAACAGGGGGCTCAAGCTGCCCGCCTCGACTCGCGCCGCCCCCCGGTTCCGTGCACTGTGGATGCATCGGAACGAAGGAGCGGCCGACATGGGAGACCACGTCTACCGAGTCACCGAGATCGTTGGATCATCCACCGAAGGAATCGACCCAGCTATCCGGAACGGCATCAACCGTGCCTGCCAAAGTCTCCGCGAGGTCGATTGGTTCGAAGTCACCGAGATCCGCGGCCACGTCGAGAACGGACAGCTAGCCCACTTCCAGGTCGGCCTGAAGGTCGGCTTCCGTCTGGAGGACTCCAGCGGCTAGGCAGTGAGCTGCATCGCAGCCACGATCTTCTGGAACTCCTCGACCTTCTTGAGCCAGACCTCCTGGTTCAGGGCATCCACGATGCCGCCGGCCGCGTGGTGGGCCTTCTCGACCACGTCGTCGGGGTGCACGAGGAAATACAGGGGCTTCTTCGTCGTGCCAGCCGAGATGAAGCGGACCCCCAGGCCCTTCAGCAGCCAACCTCGCTGTTCCCAGTCCATCTCGCCCCAGCGCTTCCCGAAGGTCACGCCGGTCCCTTCTTCGACCCATCGAGACGGAACCACGGGGTTCTTCTCCAGTTCCTTGAGCGTTGCTGTGTGCTCTTCGAGAAGCTTCTCAGCCGCAATGTACCGAGGGTCGTCCTCATCGAACTTCAGGAGGCGACTGGTCAGCCGGTCCACGCCCTTCTTGACCTCCTCAATCTGCGGACGGTTGTCCACGCCGGGCTTGAAGGACTTGTGCTTGATCTCGATGCTCCCGAGGCGGTGCAGGAACGCAGACTCCAGCTCGGCCTTCACCTGCTCCTGGGGCCAGCAGAGTCCGAAGCGGCAGGCATCCATGTTGGTTGCAGGCTTCGTGGCGCACCAGAAGTAGGCGTAGTAGTTCTTGATCGCAGGTTGTGTCTTTGTAGCCTTCTTCTGGCTGTACAGCTCGTGCTGCTTGCGACCGCACAGGCAGTAGAGAACCCCGGTCAGATCACCGGACCCCACCTTCTCCT
This genomic interval carries:
- a CDS encoding thiopeptide-type bacteriocin biosynthesis protein, yielding MLEVLTGASTDTAAAHAGLEPVDLEAAVAVYQQAGQQALAQQTRPPAWRQLYIQFTDWDKAEQTATDHIAPVLELAQQDRLITGWWFMRKHPCWRMRLLPAPKAQFPPALADTLDALTADGRVHRWWPGIYEPESAAFGGDTSMTIAHTLFHSDSRAILTTARGELGRRELSLLLCATMMRAAGLEWYEQGDVWHRVSQERPLPPDVPVAKVQAMAGSLRHLLLADTSPTSTMLQSDRTLKPAIDWVRAFRDAGKDLGTAAREGTLDRGLREVTSYHVIFHWNRIGLPARTQSVLAHAARTAILHTADSSERLMP
- a CDS encoding FxLD family lanthipeptide, producing MTTAVLDSVTAPIGLPAGDLTDEEFQLEVRVVVAESPVYNFDCPTSDGCGNTCANGASSCVSTIEDAA
- a CDS encoding lanthionine synthetase C family protein — encoded protein: MITTTSPALLADAFARHLAVPAPPPEDRPWAAQTLATGAAGTALLHIERARTGHGTWHQAHTWVKITVATDISAADTSGLYLGAPAVAFMLDCAVTADATRYQDALAVMDRHVIDLAHRRADAAEARMHGRGPASFHEYDIFYGLTGVGAYLLRQNPSGPAMERVLNYLVRLTRPTRDQDHGELPGWWVGHRPDLTPATVPTGHANLGTAHGITGPLLLLARALRQGVTVDGHGNAIDTILDWLDAWRQDGPAGPWWPEHLHLGELRAGHPAQRGPARPSWCYGTPGIARAGQLAALARRDIARQRLFEDAMARCLTDPVQLSRLTDAGLCHGWAGVYQTAWRAAHDAATPALRATLPGLAAALTQHARPGHDPGLLQGDAGTALALTTAAHDTAPTSGWDACLLID
- the fxlM gene encoding methyltransferase, FxLD system gives rise to the protein MTEATAESERAAELRGAVVDRLKEDGTIVSPGVEAAMRKVPRHLSVPEASLEDAYNTYDAVITQKDEHGNHISSVSAPQIQAMQLEQAGIRPGDNVLEIGTNGPNAAYIAELVGPTGQVTTVDIDPAPAARAEQFLNQTGYTNVNVVVADGEDGFPKNAPFDAIVVTVGAWDIPPAWVDQLKDDGRLVVPLRINGLTRTYGFLRQGDHLVATSAHVCGFVAVRGAGTHHQQSMQLPGDEGVTLRFDEGPPADPSLLAGVLDGARAETWTGVTVANQEPIGTLQMYLATHVPTYCSMSIDPEQTTGKIGPTNLGFSMVAIDGPNFGYIVVRRNTEKKNAEFGFHAFGPDGAGFVERLADIVRAWSKHHRSGDPHIAVYPAGTPDDRISGDRIINKQHSRISISWPTT
- a CDS encoding dodecin, with protein sequence MGDHVYRVTEIVGSSTEGIDPAIRNGINRACQSLREVDWFEVTEIRGHVENGQLAHFQVGLKVGFRLEDSSG
- a CDS encoding lantibiotic dehydratase gives rise to the protein MPDLDLYGDDVTAQGCQWLAEVWRDPIPDALAAASPVLCQRVAEILDGAPSDARRIRRVVRSVAAYLLRWNHRPTPFGVFAGVAPAVPAHTARVQWGDRYRTVLRPDSDWLTDVITQLEADPAVLARLSVVANNTGRSRGTRHVVDGMPTDARTAGYAPVELSVRRTRPVAAVLAAARTPIPYDVLVHSLTEQFPSARPDQLTGLIADLVSKHILISSLWPPMTSVDTLHHLCNELEKAGTASIAELASQLASIRDGLNHPDADAPWTPGARLSLSMQRVSATGRVPLLVDAALDCALQVPEAVLNEAAEAAQVMHQLSPYPYGYPQWRDYHQRFLDRYGNDAVVPVLDLVADSGLGMPAGFLGSERTRPPYQVTDRDEKVMRLLQEVILDASGELVLTRATIADLTADHTEPLLPVPRAEIAVEIHAPTVEAVERGDYRLLVTGAPRPGSSMFGRFAHLLPPPARAALTDSYATASPGAIPAQLSFAPRRRRNENVSRTAQVLPHMISLGQYHEPGPGVIPLDDLAVTADDRRFYLVRMSTGQHVEPRVAHALEASVHTPPLARFLAEINTARSPAYKTFTFGVANTLPYLPRVRYKRAILAPARWLLEAENLPTRSAPMADWNKALDRWRERLHVPDHIALVENDQQLPIDLDQQIHRALLRSCVDRTRLVEVRETTTPQDRAWIGRPHQILIPLANSTLPDLTHRQIDVAVTSPLMPGRSPVLYARLFAHPQRYDEILTGHLPSLLDQFATVPPWWFRRHRDAAHPDSDQRLDLYLHLPGPDTFGPAAQQVHGWADTLHRQHLASHLELSTYLPQAGRYGHGSALDAVHQVFAADSAASVTQIRAVADDVATGQALTAASMVDIVMQFTGGPERAADWLTHALPREHGPLSRDRTALAQALADPARTALLALPGGPDIAASWQHRAAALRAYRDQLAAERDPDTVLRSLLDQHCIRALPVDPDHERAVRRLARACALRHRERQP